The Cloeon dipterum chromosome X, ieCloDipt1.1, whole genome shotgun sequence genome includes a window with the following:
- the Sur-8 gene encoding leucine-rich repeat protein SHOC-2 has product MKRVVTKSHSTESSTAAAERLADYKGGDPAAAATTTTNSLTFASFNNLALGPNSDIGGSSAHPQRGSPSSGSPDNTEPPGPAPGVLLPSFEMPEAAVVAELQQSSSPVVNKDHLKEKKLSSASLGGTSEGTRPKVVTVKHPESNKPKPTVKKNKPIQADLDVAKEFIKCREEGSRRLDLSKSSITHLPNSVRDLTHLTEFYLYGNKLSTLPLEIGCLVNLQTLALSENSLTSLPETLVNLKFLRVLDLRHNKLSEIPDVVYSLTSLTTLFLRFNRVKFVGDEIRNLKHLTMLSLRENKIKELPAGIGRLVNLVTFDVSHNHLEHLPTEIGNCVQLLTLDLQHNELLDIPDSIGNLKALTRLGLRYNRLTAIPKSLSNCTMMDEFNVEGNAISHLPEGLLSSLNNLTSITLSRNSFNSYPAGGPAQFINVHSINLEHNTIDKIPYAIFSRAKNLAKLNMKENQLTALPLDIGTWLSMVELNLGTNQLSKIPDDIQCLQSLEVLILSNNLLKRIPSSIGNLRKLRVLDLEENKLETLPNEIGFLRDLQKLVVQSNQLQSLPRAIGHLTNLTYLSVGENCLAFLPEEIGTLENLESLYINDNPNLHNLPFELALCTNLQIMSIENCPLTQIPTEIVAGGPSLVIQFLKMQGPYRSM; this is encoded by the exons ATGAAAAGGGTGGTGACCAAGTCGCATAGCACCGAGAGCAGCACGGCGGCCGCAGAACGACTCGCAGACTACAAGGGCGGCGacccggcggcggcggcaaccaccaccaccaacTCGCTCACCTTTGCCTCGTTCAACAACCTTGCACTGGGCCCCAACAGCGACATAGGGGGCTCCTCGGCCCACCCTCAGAGGGGCAGTCCCAGCTCAGGCTCGCCGGACAACACCGAGCCTCCAGGCCCAGCCCCCGGGGTCCTTCTCCCCAGTTTCGAAATGCCTGAGGCGGCCGTCGTGGCTGAGCTCCAGCAGAGCTCGTCGCCTGTGGTCAACAAAGACCACCTTAAG gaaaaaaagcTCTCCTCTGCTTCTTTGGGTGGCACTTCCGAAGGCACGCGACCAAAAGTTGTGACTGTGAAACACCCTGAGTCAAACAAACCAAAGCCAACtgtaaagaaaaacaaacccATCCAGGCTGATTTG GATGTGGCCAAGGAGTTTATCAAGTGCCGAGAAGAGGGCTCTAGGAGACTTGATTTGAGCAAGTCAAGT ataaCTCATCTTCCGAACAGCGTCCGCGATCTCACTCACCTGACCGAGTTCTACCTGTATGGAAACAAACTGTCGACACTGCCTTTGGAAATCGGCTGTCTGGTAAACCTGCAAACGCTGGCCTTGAGTGAAAACTCTCTCACCTCCCTGCCCGAAACTCTGGTTAATCTTAAGTTTCTCCGTGTGCTTGATCTCAGACACAACAAACTAAGTGAG ATTCCTGATGTCGTCTACAGTCTGACATCCCTGACTACTCTATTCCTACGCTTCAATAGAGTCAAATTTGTTGGTGATGAAATTCGGAATTTAAAG CATTTGACGATGCTCAGTCTCCGtgagaataaaatcaaagaattGCCAGCTGGCATCGGGCGATTGGTGAACCTTGTGACTTTTGATGTGTCACACAACCATCTGGAGCATTTGCCCACTGAGATCGGCAACTGCGTCCAATTGCTGACACTTGATCTCCAACACAACGAATTGCTCGACATTCCTGACTCGATCGGAAACCTCAAAGCCCTTACCAGACTTGGTTTAAG GTACAACCGTCTCACCGCAATTCCTAAGTCACTGAGCAACTGCACCATGATGGACGAGTTCAATGTGGAGGGCAACGCCATTTCCCACCTGCCAGAGGGCCTGCTGTCCAGCCTGAACAACCTGACCAGCATCACCCTCTCGAGGAACTCGTTCAACTCCTACCCGGCAGGCGGGCCGGCTCAGTTCATCAACGTGCATTCTATCAACCTTGAGCACAACACTATAGACAAGATCCCATATGCTATTttttcaagagcaaaaaatctaGCCAAACTGAACATGAAAGAGAATCAGTTGACCGCTTTGCCATTAG acaTTGGCACGTGGTTAAGCATGGTTGAGCTCAATTTAGGTACTAATCAGTTAAGTAAGATCCCTGACGATATACAATGTCTTCAGAGCTTAGAAGTCCTCATTTTATCAAACAACTTGCTGAAG CGCATTCCTTCAAGCATTGGTAATCTGCGGAAGTTGCGGGTTTTGGACTTGGAGGAGAACAAACTGGAAACCCTGCCTAACGAGATTGGTTTCTTGCGCGATCTGCAAAAACTAGTGGTTCAATCAAATCAACTGCAAAGCCTTCCACGTGCCATTGG TCACCTGACAAATCTGACTTACCTCAGTGTGGGCGAGAACTGCCTGGCTTTCCTGCCAGAAGAGATTGGCACACTGGAAAACCTTGAGTCTCTCTACATAAACGACAACCCCAACCTGCACAACCTGCCTTTTGAGCTGGCTTTGTGCACAAACCTGCAGATCATGAGCATCGAGAATTGCCCTCTCACTCAAATTCCGACTGAGATTGTGGCTGGCGGCCCCTCACTTGTTATACag TTTCTGAAGATGCAGGGACCATATCGTTCGATGTAA
- the TpnC25D gene encoding troponin C isoform X1, whose product MPKMEDDDQKMAMLRKAFQMFDTTKSGTIDTLKISTILNTLGQAYDDNELNALVEENDPDGSGKVNFETFCAIAIHFLEEEDAEAMQEELKEAFRLYDREGNGYITTATLREILAALDDKLTSDDLDGIITEIDTDGSGTVDFDEFMEMMTGE is encoded by the exons ATGC CGAAAATGGAGGATGACGACCAGAAGATGGCCATGCTGCGGAAGGCCTTCCAGATGTTCGACACAACCAAGTCGGGCACCATCGACACCCTAAAGATCAGCACGATCCTGAACACCCTTGGCCAGGCGTACGACGACAATGAGTTGAACGCGCTGGTCGAGGAGAACGACCCGGACGGCTCGGGCAAGGTCAACTTTGAAACCTTCTGCGCCATCGCCATCCACTTCCTGGAGGAAGAGGACGCCGAGGCGATGCAGGAGGAGCTGAAGGAGGCCTTCCGTCTCTACGACAGAGAGGGCAACGGCTACATCACCACGGCCACCCTCCGCGAGATCCTGGCCGCGCTCGACGACAAGCTGACCAGCGACGACCTCGACGGCATCATCACCGAAATCGACACTGATGGCTCTGGAACGGTCGACTTTGACGAGTTCATGGAGATGATGACTGGAGAATAA
- the TpnC25D gene encoding troponin C isoform X2, whose amino-acid sequence MEDDDQKMAMLRKAFQMFDTTKSGTIDTLKISTILNTLGQAYDDNELNALVEENDPDGSGKVNFETFCAIAIHFLEEEDAEAMQEELKEAFRLYDREGNGYITTATLREILAALDDKLTSDDLDGIITEIDTDGSGTVDFDEFMEMMTGE is encoded by the coding sequence ATGGAGGATGACGACCAGAAGATGGCCATGCTGCGGAAGGCCTTCCAGATGTTCGACACAACCAAGTCGGGCACCATCGACACCCTAAAGATCAGCACGATCCTGAACACCCTTGGCCAGGCGTACGACGACAATGAGTTGAACGCGCTGGTCGAGGAGAACGACCCGGACGGCTCGGGCAAGGTCAACTTTGAAACCTTCTGCGCCATCGCCATCCACTTCCTGGAGGAAGAGGACGCCGAGGCGATGCAGGAGGAGCTGAAGGAGGCCTTCCGTCTCTACGACAGAGAGGGCAACGGCTACATCACCACGGCCACCCTCCGCGAGATCCTGGCCGCGCTCGACGACAAGCTGACCAGCGACGACCTCGACGGCATCATCACCGAAATCGACACTGATGGCTCTGGAACGGTCGACTTTGACGAGTTCATGGAGATGATGACTGGAGAATAA
- the Ada gene encoding adenosine deaminase-like protein isoform X2, with translation MFKAVHALTVAPEAVKLATASVISDFEQDGVIYLELRSTPREVEGRMTKEQYVDAIVEAILAHQGKIAVKLLLSVDRRQRSEEAEHALKIALDVRAKHPDLVVGLDLSGDPTAGSLDLFLPTFVKARQHGLGIVMHCGEVPNKAEVLEILKFRPDRLGHVTCLHPDLGGCQEQWKTLIESKIPVEVCLTSNLRCKTVPSYEKHHLRHLLSARHPVALSTDDKGVFCSDLSNEFHIAAKSFDLSEQDLRDLSINTVDFCLASQQMKEQLRRCFQ, from the exons ATGTTCAAGGCTGTTCACGCTCTTACGGTGGCACCTGAAGCAGTAAAACTCGCCACGGCGAGCGTAATTAGTGATTTCGAGCAGGATGGCGTTATTTATCTCGAACTGCGAAGCACGCCACGCGAGGTCGAAGGCCGCATGACCAAGGAGCAATACGTTGACGCTATTGTCGAAGCCATACT TGCCCACCAAGGAAAAATCGCTGTAAAGCTGCTCCTCTCGGTTGACCGGCGGCAAAGGTCAGAAGAGGCTGAGCATGCCCTGAAAATCGCCCTGGATGTTAGGGCCAAACACCCTGATTTGGTCGTGGGTCTTGATTTGAGTGGAGACCCAACGGCCGGCAGCCTGGACCTTTTTCTCCCAACTTTTGTGAAGGCAAGGCAGCACGGACTCGGCATTGTCATGCACTGTGGAGAG GTACCTAACAAGGCAGAGGTGCTggagattttgaaattcagaCCGGACAGGCTTGGTCACGTCACCTGTCTTCACCCTGACTTGGGAGGGTGCCAGGAACAGTGGAAAACTTTGATCGAATCCAAGATTCCTGTTG AGGTATGCCTGACCTCCAATTTACGATGCAAAACGGTTCCCTCTTACGAAAAGCACCACTTAAGACACCTCTTGAGTGCCAGACATCCAGTGGCCCTCTCA ACGGACGACAAGGGCGTCTTCTGCTCTGACTTGTCAAACGAATTCCATATTGCGGCCAAATCGTTTGACCTGAGCGAACAGGATTTGAGAGATCTTAGCATCAACACAGTGGACTTCTGCCTCGCGAGTCAGCAGATGAAAGAGCAGCTACGCAGATGCTTCCAATAA
- the Ada gene encoding adenosine deaminase-like protein isoform X1, producing MEDFCKRLPKIELHAHLNGSLSESTIQKLCQLEGAPHLFDNWQVAINHGEHRTLSECFEMFKAVHALTVAPEAVKLATASVISDFEQDGVIYLELRSTPREVEGRMTKEQYVDAIVEAILAHQGKIAVKLLLSVDRRQRSEEAEHALKIALDVRAKHPDLVVGLDLSGDPTAGSLDLFLPTFVKARQHGLGIVMHCGEVPNKAEVLEILKFRPDRLGHVTCLHPDLGGCQEQWKTLIESKIPVEVCLTSNLRCKTVPSYEKHHLRHLLSARHPVALSTDDKGVFCSDLSNEFHIAAKSFDLSEQDLRDLSINTVDFCLASQQMKEQLRRCFQ from the exons ATGGAAGATTTCTGCAAGCGACTGCCGAAGATC GAGCTGCACGCTCATCTGAACGGCTCCCTGAGCGAGTCGACGATTCAGAAACTGTGCCAGTTAGAAGGTGCTCCGCATTTGTTCGACAATTGGCAAGTTGCCATCAACCATGGAGAACACCGGACGTTGTCTGA GTGCTTCGAAATGTTCAAGGCTGTTCACGCTCTTACGGTGGCACCTGAAGCAGTAAAACTCGCCACGGCGAGCGTAATTAGTGATTTCGAGCAGGATGGCGTTATTTATCTCGAACTGCGAAGCACGCCACGCGAGGTCGAAGGCCGCATGACCAAGGAGCAATACGTTGACGCTATTGTCGAAGCCATACT TGCCCACCAAGGAAAAATCGCTGTAAAGCTGCTCCTCTCGGTTGACCGGCGGCAAAGGTCAGAAGAGGCTGAGCATGCCCTGAAAATCGCCCTGGATGTTAGGGCCAAACACCCTGATTTGGTCGTGGGTCTTGATTTGAGTGGAGACCCAACGGCCGGCAGCCTGGACCTTTTTCTCCCAACTTTTGTGAAGGCAAGGCAGCACGGACTCGGCATTGTCATGCACTGTGGAGAG GTACCTAACAAGGCAGAGGTGCTggagattttgaaattcagaCCGGACAGGCTTGGTCACGTCACCTGTCTTCACCCTGACTTGGGAGGGTGCCAGGAACAGTGGAAAACTTTGATCGAATCCAAGATTCCTGTTG AGGTATGCCTGACCTCCAATTTACGATGCAAAACGGTTCCCTCTTACGAAAAGCACCACTTAAGACACCTCTTGAGTGCCAGACATCCAGTGGCCCTCTCA ACGGACGACAAGGGCGTCTTCTGCTCTGACTTGTCAAACGAATTCCATATTGCGGCCAAATCGTTTGACCTGAGCGAACAGGATTTGAGAGATCTTAGCATCAACACAGTGGACTTCTGCCTCGCGAGTCAGCAGATGAAAGAGCAGCTACGCAGATGCTTCCAATAA
- the LOC135946227 gene encoding uncharacterized protein LOC135946227 produces the protein MQRLLLVWIGTLALGAALPQRPPYQPGPWVYPLPTSEPPLPAVPSPTKESTVSNVIPQNLKPVAAVAAVELEAAAVASQETTLKPAAEKEREENLDEDPQQQQQGQVTPEVAPATTMGAPEINSSQRYDILGVAIAPAVIDRTKFRPIKDMMYW, from the coding sequence ATGCAACGGCTCCTTTTAGTTTGGATTGGCACGCTAGCTTTGGGAGCAGCTTTGCCCCAGAGGCCCCCTTACCAGCCTGGCCCGTGGGTGTACCCGTTGCCAACTTCAGAGCCCCCGTTACCAGCAGTACCCTCACCAACGAAGGAGTCGACGGTGTCCAATGTCATCCCGCAGAATCTGAAACCTGTTGCGGCGGTTGCTGCTGTTGAGCTGGAAGCAGCTGCAGTCGCTTCGCAGGAGACCACCCTGAAGCCAGCagcggagaaagagagagaagaaaatctCGACGAGGacccgcagcagcagcagcagggccAGGTGACACCGGAAGTAGCGCCGGCGACGACCATGGGCGCGCCTGAAATCAACAGCAGCCAGCGATACGATATTCTGGGGGTGGCCATAGCACCCGCTGTAATCGATAGGACCAAGTTCAGGCCTATCAAAGACATGATGTACTGGTGA
- the Prx2 gene encoding peroxiredoxin 2, with protein MAPQLQKPAPHFKGTAVVNEQFEEIDLKNYAGKYVVLFFYPLDFTFVCPTEIIAFSERAQEFRDIGCEVIAASCDSHFSHLAWIKTPRKQGGLGEIKIPVLADKSGAIARAYNVLDENTGIPFRGLFIIDSKQNLRQITVNDLPVGRSVDETLRLVQAFKFTDEHGEVCPVGWKPGAKSMKADPVGSKDYFKDVQ; from the exons ATGGCCCCTCAGCTGCAAAAGCCTGCCCCCCACTTCAAGGGAACCGCCGTCGTGAATGAGCAGTTCGAGGAAATCGACCTGAAAAACTACGCAGGAAAATACGTCGTCCTGTTTTTCTATCCCCTTGACTT cactTTCGTGTGTCCGACTGAGATTATTGCGTTCTCCGAGAGGGCCCAGGAGTTCCGCGATATCGGCTGTGAAGTTATTGCAGCATCCTGTGACAGCCACTTCTCCCACCTGGCATG GATCAAGACTCCACGCAAGCAGGGTGGCTTGGGCGAGATCAAAATCCCAGTCCTGGCCGACAAGAGTGGCGCCATTGCCCGCGCCTATAATGTGCTGGATGAGAACACCGGCATCCCCTTCCGCGGCCTCTTCATCATCGATTCTAAGCAAAACCTGCGCCAAATCACTGTCAACGACTTGCCTGTGGGCCGCTCCGTCGATGAAACCCTAAGACTCGTCCAGGCGTTCAAGTTCACAGACGAGCACGGAGAAG TTTGCCCTGTTGGCTGGAAGCCTGGTGCAAAGTCAATGAAGGCTGATCCTGTCGGCAGCAAGGACTACTTCAAGGACGtgcagtaa